GCAAGAGATCAACTCTGGACATGAATTCCCACTCAAAAGATATCCTACTAGGCATGCGGCTACTAAGAACACGTGAAGGAATCGTACCTTTGTTTCCTGTCCTGATATTGATGACAGATAAGAAAATTAGTATATGATTGCAAAACATTATTTGTGGGctaaattagaaaagaaaaaatttaagaatGGGGATTAATGAGCACTAGCATTGAAAAGTGCGAATGGCATATTTAAGACATTTTAAACATTTTAGAGGACAAAATCACTTGTATCAAATAATGCTAAAccatattattgtaaaaatttttgcaatagtgctacagtacaattctaaacttagaattgtactgtagcacaatgttaaaaaatatatatatattttattcagtCCGTTTTTTTCCTCACAGCCcacaattcttttctctctcttctttctcttctcttttctccatCTCTGCTCTTTCCTCTCTACGGACCCGACCCAAACACAACCTctgctctctcttccttctctcttccttctctgttgGGTCCGGTGTTTGGGTTGTGGGTCCGATGTTTGGGTCATGGTTGGGTTGTGGGTCCGGTGTTTGGCTCGTGGGTGTGGTGGGTGTTGTTGATCGTCGAGCTGGGTTTGGTGGGTGGATCGGTTGGGTTGATCGGTGGGTGGATCGGTTTGAAACAGTAGATGTTGATCAGTGGGTGGATCATTGGTAGCTCCGgtgatgatattttttgaatgggtttgctccggtgggtttcaaatcggcAGAGCTACCAATGATCACCGGTGGGTTTGTTCATCTCTCATCGTCGATTGGCGAGCTGGGTTTGGTGGGTGGATCGGTTGGGTTGATCGGTGGGTGGATCGGTTTGAAACGGTAGATTTGTTGATCGGTGGGTGGATCATTGGTAGCTCCGgtgatgatattttttgaatgggtttgctccggtgggtttcaaatcggcggtgtggtggccgttgttggctttggtttgatggtttgtgtgtggCTGTGTGTGGGTCACTGTGTtggttttctgttttttttttttttttttttttttttttgtggctatgaccggtgcttaaaggggttgtgggtggtggttggGTCCGAGGTTTGGGTCGTGTTTGGGTAgtggttgggttgtgggttgatcAGTGGTGGgttgatgatattttttgaatgggtttgctccggtgagTTTCAAATGGGctgggtttcaaatcggcggTGTGGTTTCTGATcggtggtgggtgtggtggccgttgttggctttggtttgatggtttgtgtgtggCTGTGTGTGGCTCTGTTGATGGGTCTGTGTGGTTCTGTGAGAGGAGCtggtgctagaggttgagggaggctgaggaaaaaaaaagaaacggttggaaagcctaggaaagtagaactgaaaaaaaaattggttaaaaagaaataataaaaaaagattaaagaataatattttaataagaatagaGTTTTAGGATGtgggaggtattgtaaaatgggatggtataagtaataaagtggCTTTTTGGGATGGTATAATAGTATAGgatagcatttttcaatgctagtGCTCGTTGTTACACACAACCTATGTTTACACACTATCACCTAGTTTTTAAACTGAAATTTTATGTTAAAGTCACTTTTTCAGTTTTGTAACACTATGTCCAGGGTATGtaatagtttttaaataaaaactaaagcGAACTGCTGCATTCatacaaattttaaatgtttgaatGACTCCAATATGCTAATAAGAGATTTTGAACTTTAGAATCATATGGAAATTACGAGGTAAGTACAGAACTAAGTGAGACTCAAGCCCCCCtagtagaaagagagagagagaaattttcgTTACAATGTTATATTTGGACCCTCTCCTCTATTTTACAACTAATGTAacacaaatgtattttttttacttaaactTACAACTTCCTAACTCAAAAATTCTGAGTCTGTCCTTGCTACGAGGCATTAAGAACTATTAAACCAGTCACTTGAAATTAGGGCGTTACTTCTCAAAATTAATCGAGtgacaagaaaaagaaaacaaatacaaatacaaggATGACGACGAATCACGATTAGAGCCAAATGGATTTGGGCATGACCAAAGACCAAGTCAAACCGAAACACACCCAGGAAACATGCATCGCACGTCCACCACCACTAAAGTACACATCAACTGACGTGAATAGTACAATCCCAACTGCCCAATTATACGCGTAGAGTTCACTAACCCAAACTTTTTGATGTGcgtgtttttctttaataatcCTATAGTTACTATTTAATAATCCTATTGCATTGATAAAGGATGggagatttgaatttttgtttttctccaAAAGCTAGATGGCtctttatcttttaattttttttgttaactgaGCTTTAAAGTAAAGTAGTAGATATTTTTGCACGATGCATGACTTACACTCTATgcaaaaatgttataaaaaaaatactatatgcAAATAAATCAAAAGGATATTAATAATGAGTGAATGACAtgagaaaaactaaaaagaaaacattaattttttttttgaaataaaaatttactctaaactaattttagtatatatgtatatgaaacACTTTCATGGATATTTATATCTTAACCTTTACCCTTCCATCTCACAAGAATTTATACTCTAcaatttatacttgtagagtgaccattaCGCTAAAAGTATATGGTAATACGCAAGCATAATTTGTAGTGTGTAGGtttcaatatattaaaatgtaaaattataatataataataaatattaaatttattttaaattacttgaaacttatattagtaaaatTACTTAtacttaatttaaaatttcttaaaatttagtaATCAAGTTTTATATAAAGTAAAGTATTGATAATAgaatgtttatcaaaaaaaaaaaaagtattgataatagaatttaatttattgtaaattaTCTTGATAATTCAGTATATTACTTAAAACttttggtaataaaattttagttgaggTGGAATTTTAATTTTCGTGGAATTTAGGTAATAGAGTTATATGTAGAGATTAGTAAACTATTCAGAATATAGTTTAATCAATAGTAAACTGTCTTAATTGTTAAAAAGTGTAGAAACTTGTGCAAAATGTAAATAACCACTTAGTATAACTACGActtctttcaaattttattatattgtatatGGTTTCCAAAATAcattttacaaccaaaaaaaaaaaaaaaaggatgattCTCAAAATTATTATACattctcattttctttatatcctcctttccatttctttcttttttaatcccTCCATTTGGAAACCATTGTTGATTTGTTACCGATGATGTCGTCCTATAGCCTCTCTGAGGGTTTTGTGATTCTTggcaaaattaatattattgatTGTGGCCTATGACAAAATCAACGTTGAACGGTTCACCAAATTATGCTAGCTTGGAATGATGGTTAGAATTTAAAGGAacagggaattttttttttgggtgttggtGGTAGTGGATGCATTTTGGGCATTATCTagtaagaaatttttatttattgttaaatcCCATTATGTTTAAGCAAAATATTATTCTACTAAGATTGATTATAAAAAACTCAATCCtgcaaatttcaaaattaataaatgcgAGTTACCAAACCCAAACACCTTAGTGGGTGGCATGTGTGGTTCAAGTTACAAAAGGTGGCATAGCCACGGACCTTTTTGGTTGCTCTTGCCCACTCCCGAGCCACCCTTTGCCGCAACGAAGCGTGTTTGGccaattgccaaaaaaaaatcaaaaagtcagaaaaaaaaaaaaaagaaaaaaaaaagaaaagaaaagagaaaagcaTGCTGGCCATGCGCTGTTGAAAGCAACAGCTGTTGTTGATCTCACCCGTTACCTCTGAACCCTGATACACACACGAGTCTCTTGATAGAGTGTTTCAGCCAaaatacacacatataataCTCCAACAAAATTTGCTCATGAATAAAGCAAAGATAGGAAAAAAATAGaccacaaagaaaaaataaaggttgCTCGACGCGTAGGAACAATCCACGTGTCGGTAGCCTTTAATAGCTCACTACTACGTCTTAAAATCAAAGATGCTTCCCTCCTAAGCTAAGCCTCAGTTCTCACTTCTCACTCACGAGTCACACACCCACACcactcgatttttttttttttaatcattactcTATTTCACACTTTGTTTTTTCTCACCCACGGGTATTTGgattaacttcttcttttttttttttttttttttttcaaatagacTTATTTAACAAAGCGTaagttttttatagtttatttgaATCAGAGTATAGTAAATTTAGCCTAGCCAATTGTACTCTATTCGCTTTCACTCCCTTTCAATTTAAATAAAccattaaaaatttcttttaactACTATATATTTAGGCTATGTTTGGATAGAGCGTTTGTGTCtgtattttccctttttttgcatctgcgttttcctttttttttttttttttttttcacgcgtttttgaGCTTTTTGAGTGCTACAATTACTGTTCATATACTGTTAAATAAACAATAACcacaaattttgactttttcaatttgtttcaaccaatcacagcacatcgtgtactgttcacaaatccacaaatttcacttttcaacaactttttcattaaaaatagatcccacgatactattcacatttaaaaattattttgttacagcatttttcagtttttagtttcaattttcagctatatccaaacagacccttaatgtAATAATCAcgacaaaaaccaaaaatttaagtCGAAACacctgaaaaaaataaaaatttatttgatagaATTAGAAGACACTTGACAAATAATGGAATAATTACATAGCAAAATGagattaattacaaaattaaagaaccaAACTTGGTACAGAAGAAACTGAAAATCCAGCTGCCACACCTCGGGGAAAAGAAAAGGTGCTTGACCTTTTTTACTCACTTTTCTTCTAgggtatattaaaaaaaaaagagtcaccACCGCATAATTTTTAATCTTAGAAcatactatttatttattagtctACTCACTCCTTCCTCctaattaatacttaaaacagTTAAACCACGACCGCACGTtgctcaataaaaataaaataaaatcaacgccttacaacaacaacaacaatggtcAAAACTCAAAGAAACTAAATAGTGGCCGCCAACTACAATCCAACCTCTCTGGCCAACACAGCATTATATAGGTATTTCCCCTGTACAAAGTCcagattctttttttgttttttgttttttatttttaataagcaAGTCCAGATTCATCCTACAACCATGTAATTATGCAAAAATTTATATAGGTAGTTCCTAGCTATTAATTTTCCTGGAAAATCCAGAAAACAAGTATATAATAAATGTACATAATGATAGACAGCGGGGTAGAAAGTAAAATgggcaaaaataataaatccatTTATTATTACTCGACTGTATTTGGTTGGGCTGACAGGTAGGAATCAAATTCGAGGGACAAACCGCATCATTTCAATTTGTAGTAGTAATTcactaaaacaaaaacatgtacCCAACCCCCCCAATTGTTTCCCACAACGCCTTATTTCCCgaaatactaaaaacaaaaaataaataaaataaaaataaaaagtaaaaaccatcCACCATTGTCCTCGTTCCCTGAGCCCAACCAACCGAGCACAAGCTGTAGCATCATTTCGTTTCACTTTCCTTAAAGTAGACATTTATTACCATCTAGACTAACCCAAAAAacctttgttttcttctcttctttcatTGTCACcgtttcattttctttcttcaaacttgtttttctttatactATGAGAACTATCCCTATGgcaaaaaactaaaatctttcAAATCTTTTTCCTTTCCTAAAAACTCCCAAGAAAAGGCAACGAAATTAATGTAGGACCCAGCTGGTACCAAATCCAAGTCATTTTGGTCAGTAAGTCCACTCCTGCGGTAGCCGGATCTCATGGTTCATTTCTTGCTGCGGCCGTAGGTTGCGCCTTTGATGGTGAGGCATAGCATTGTTACTCCTTAGCCTTATAGCAACAGCATCTATTACCAATTAAtaaggaaaaacacaaaaaagaacaaaaaaacagTGAGTAAAAAACAAGACAATACTGCTTATGAGCAAAACAAGCTTGAAATAAAGAGCAACTCATATACCAGTGTCTGGAGTACAATTTGCACTAAAACGAGACTGAACTTGGGGCTGACCAACCATCATGTCCTCCACGTTCAAGTTCAGTGCCTGCACCACTCTCGCTGGGAGTAAAACAGTCGAACACCCTGTAAAGATTTAGCCAAAATAATCAGTAAAATAACAGTACTTACAACCATAACCAGATctgataaaaatgaaatacaaagcAATAAACGAATTTGAGACCAGCAAAGCCCCAGAGTAAAAAGAAGTGTGAGAGAGAATCTGGACCTAGCTTTCGGCGAGTATCTGATGGACTATCAACTCGGCGAGGCAAGAACACACCGGTGCCAGCGCTCTCTCTTTTACCACCTGGGTTTGCAAGAAAGACAGCTCTCATGGCAGACCCATTGTGCAGAttctgtggtggtggtggttgttgctgctgctgagCTTGTTGCAGAGGAGGCCATGCAGATGGTGACAAACCCAGAGGATGACCATTTCTGCCACCAACGAACTCGGTGCTTGTCCTTGCTCTGTTCTGGTTCTGGACCACTTGCTGAGTCTGTCTCTGTTGGTATCTTCCACTCGCTTTGGCTTGTCCCCCCCATACCGCCGAGGAGCCCTGTTGCTTAATCATCTGCTGGTGTCTCAGCTGCTGAAACTGCTAACAAAATCACACAAAACTCCAATCAATAATCGACAAAGATAAGAAGCAGTGATTTCCTGATTAAAACGCTAACAAGCGCCAAGAAAGTATGGATATGAGAGAGTACTTGCAACTGCTGGTGAGAAAGTGATTGGCGAGATAAAAATCCAACGTCTGCGTTGGAGTTGTTCTTGACTGGAACAGTGATTGGAGAGGGTTGGAGTTTCCTTGGTGGACCAAATAGACCTCCTCTGCCATGGTTGAGACTCTGCATCTCTTCACTCGTTCTCATCCTAGCCACTTCCCCTGCTGCAGCGTAAAGCAGATCCCAAGTCGCCGCTGGGTTCGAGACCTGAGAAGGGCCGTTCGGACTTCCGTTGCTCGAGCCCTGCCTGCACCCACATAGGGTCGATTGTGGCGAACCGGACACAACCCAAGCCTGCAAAAAATGAGACCCAAATCAGAAaccccacaaaaaataaatacagtGTTAGTATAAGAATAGTAAAGcacagaatgttttttttttctcaatatacCTTGGACTTGTCAGACGAAAAAGCAGGGTCGGCGAGTGTTGAGCGAGCCATTTGACGAGTCAAGCCAACGAGATAGTCCTCTTCGTCACTTTCTGTCTCGCTCGAACCGACCACGGACTCAACCGGAGAACTGAGATCCGACGAAGTCCCAAAAGACCCAAATCCCATATATGGGACCTCGTAAGAAAGAAGACCACCCTTCGTGGCCTCATGAGTTTCCGTTTCATACTTTTCCGTGGCTAAGTCGTCATCAGTAAGGAACTCAGGTGGGAGCCAAAACTCACCGTCGTCTAAACTCTCAGCCATGTCTAGAGAAAAAAAGCTATATTATGATGAAAGAAGGGTATGAGGGGTTTTTGATGGCCGAAAGTGATGGAGTGGTTTGCTTTGCTGCTTGCTTAAGATTTAATAATCACAACCCCGAGTTGGGGGTTTGCTGGATTTGCAGACTCAGGGACccagcaaaaaattcaaaaggcagagaaagagagtgtgTGAGATTGTGAAAGGAAACCGAGGCCTTTTTTTTGAATGCCTCTAGGGTAAGGCCCTTGCTTTTGAACAGTTCGCAGAGAGTGATTTGGGTAATTGCCTAGTTACTTTTCTTGATAGAGCCTAAGAGAGGGTGTGTGTTTGTTGTGtgtagagaaaaagaaagagagaagtgTGCTTTTTAAAGCCTCGTCAGTGAGGGAAAGTGGTAGAAACGGTACGCGCGGCATAAGGGAGGTGGAAGACACGTTCCTGGCTCCACAGAATGGGAAACTGCAAATGCATGGTTGCCGCCAGGTAAGATATTGAGAGAGTGAACACCGTGGGGTCCATCTGACAAATTTTGGGCTGCCCTTGCATGTGAGCTTGTGACAATctttcaagtttttaaaaattttctggCCTTTTTGAAGGGTGTAAGCTTATTGGGAGTGTGAGTTGTGGTGGAGTGGGGTTTTGCTTGCTTAAAAATCTCTCCATTCTTTACCCAAAAATGCTAGAATCATGGTTTTATTGCTCACAACTTGTCACTTGAGTCAATTATGgtaaaaattatgtaatttattatgaaaaatgatGTGGACTAATTCTAGAAACAGAACAGTTTATTtctagaaaagaagaaaaaatggtaTGAAATCCACccgaaaataa
The DNA window shown above is from Quercus lobata isolate SW786 chromosome 7, ValleyOak3.0 Primary Assembly, whole genome shotgun sequence and carries:
- the LOC115953770 gene encoding uncharacterized protein LOC115953770 isoform X1 encodes the protein MAESLDDGEFWLPPEFLTDDDLATEKYETETHEATKGGLLSYEVPYMGFGSFGTSSDLSSPVESVVGSSETESDEEDYLVGLTRQMARSTLADPAFSSDKSKAWVVSGSPQSTLCGCRQGSSNGSPNGPSQVSNPAATWDLLYAAAGEVARMRTSEEMQSLNHGRGGLFGPPRKLQPSPITVPVKNNSNADVGFLSRQSLSHQQLQQFQQLRHQQMIKQQGSSAVWGGQAKASGRYQQRQTQQVVQNQNRARTSTEFVGGRNGHPLGLSPSAWPPLQQAQQQQQPPPPQNLHNGSAMRAVFLANPGGKRESAGTGVFLPRRVDSPSDTRRKLGCSTVLLPARVVQALNLNVEDMMVGQPQVQSRFSANCTPDTDAVAIRLRSNNAMPHHQRRNLRPQQEMNHEIRLPQEWTY
- the LOC115953770 gene encoding uncharacterized protein LOC115953770 isoform X2, translated to MAESLDDGEFWLPPEFLTDDDLATEKYETETHEATKGGLLSYEVPYMGFGSFGTSSDLSSPVESVVGSSETESDEEDYLVGLTRQMARSTLADPAFSSDKSKAWVVSGSPQSTLCGCRQGSSNGSPNGPSQVSNPAATWDLLYAAAGEVARMRTSEEMQSLNHGRGGLFGPPRKLQPSPITVPVKNNSNADVGFLSRQSLSHQQLQFQQLRHQQMIKQQGSSAVWGGQAKASGRYQQRQTQQVVQNQNRARTSTEFVGGRNGHPLGLSPSAWPPLQQAQQQQQPPPPQNLHNGSAMRAVFLANPGGKRESAGTGVFLPRRVDSPSDTRRKLGCSTVLLPARVVQALNLNVEDMMVGQPQVQSRFSANCTPDTDAVAIRLRSNNAMPHHQRRNLRPQQEMNHEIRLPQEWTY